The following proteins come from a genomic window of Pseudomonadota bacterium:
- a CDS encoding nucleoside deaminase, with amino-acid sequence MHEDMMQRALELAREASASAEVPVGAVIYSKDGEIIGEGRNFVIDSNDPTAHAEIVALRHASQALKSARLDGLMMAVTLEPCAMCAQAISHARIAELRFGAFDVKSGGVQNGARIYDHKTCHHKPVVYGGLMETECAEILQAFFRGKR; translated from the coding sequence GTGCATGAAGATATGATGCAGCGCGCATTAGAGCTTGCGCGTGAAGCATCTGCTTCTGCAGAAGTACCTGTTGGCGCAGTGATTTATTCTAAAGATGGTGAAATTATTGGCGAAGGTCGTAATTTTGTTATAGATTCCAATGACCCAACGGCACATGCTGAAATTGTGGCCCTGAGACATGCCTCTCAGGCATTAAAATCAGCAAGGCTTGATGGGTTGATGATGGCGGTTACACTTGAGCCTTGTGCAATGTGTGCGCAAGCCATCTCTCATGCAAGAATAGCGGAGCTTCGTTTTGGAGCTTTTGATGTAAAAAGTGGAGGCGTACAAAATGGCGCGCGTATTTACGACCATAAAACCTGTCATCATAAACCTGTTGTCTATGGCGGGCTCATGGAAACAGAGTGTGCTGAAATTCTTCAGGCCTTCTTTAGAGGGAAACGGTAG
- a CDS encoding L-threonylcarbamoyladenylate synthase: protein MLKFFRPSLEGNGSFWRQDRLSFWVQELRKGEVVVAPAEGVYGYCCDPFNEAALRKLMAIKNRPVDKGVIILVGSMKQLDRFVDRSRFNAAHREAIKKYWPGAYTLILPAKPELPDLITGNRDTIAVRMPEPIYMKEYLRAWSKGLVSSSLNESGEEPVRDAEDIPHGPVALEMSRPLRGGSSKIYDPEKNVWIR from the coding sequence GTGCTGAAATTCTTCAGGCCTTCTTTAGAGGGAAACGGTAGTTTCTGGCGTCAAGACCGCCTTTCTTTTTGGGTTCAAGAGCTGAGAAAGGGTGAGGTAGTTGTTGCGCCTGCAGAAGGTGTGTATGGATATTGTTGTGACCCATTTAATGAGGCTGCTCTTAGAAAGCTTATGGCAATTAAAAATCGCCCTGTTGATAAGGGGGTCATTATCCTTGTTGGTAGTATGAAGCAGCTTGATCGATTTGTAGATCGCAGCCGTTTTAATGCGGCGCACCGTGAAGCGATTAAAAAGTACTGGCCAGGTGCATATACTTTGATTCTCCCTGCGAAGCCAGAGCTTCCTGATTTGATTACAGGGAATAGAGATACCATCGCAGTACGTATGCCTGAACCTATTTATATGAAAGAGTATTTACGTGCTTGGTCTAAAGGGCTTGTGTCTTCTAGCCTAAACGAAAGCGGTGAGGAGCCTGTGCGTGATGCAGAAGACATCCCGCATGGTCCAGTTGCCCTTGAAATGTCTCGCCCGTTACGTGGTGGTTCATCTAAGATTTATGACCCCGAAAAGAATGTGTGGATTCGATAA
- the greA gene encoding transcription elongation factor GreA — protein sequence MDRLAITNHGYDKLMEELDNLIKVERPAITKAIEEAREHGDLSENAEYQYAKEKQGFIEGRIAELQDKTARAEVIDPTKLSGERAVFGATVKLINDDTEEEVTYTLVGQDEANIDKGLISTSSPVGRAMIGKEEGDEVVVKTPNGTHTYEVIEVMFVPIKD from the coding sequence GTGGATCGTTTAGCAATAACAAACCATGGTTACGATAAGCTTATGGAAGAACTAGACAACCTGATCAAGGTTGAGCGTCCAGCTATCACAAAAGCCATTGAAGAAGCACGTGAACACGGTGACCTTTCTGAGAATGCTGAATACCAATACGCAAAAGAGAAGCAAGGCTTTATTGAAGGCCGTATTGCAGAGCTTCAAGATAAAACAGCTCGTGCTGAAGTAATTGACCCTACAAAACTTTCAGGGGAACGCGCAGTATTTGGCGCAACAGTTAAACTTATCAATGATGATACTGAAGAAGAAGTAACCTATACACTTGTTGGCCAAGATGAAGCCAACATTGATAAAGGCCTTATTTCAACAAGTTCACCTGTTGGCCGCGCCATGATCGGTAAAGAAGAAGGTGACGAAGTGGTCGTGAAAACGCCAAACGGTACACATACATACGAAGTTATTGAAGTCATGTTTGTGCCAATCAAAGATTAG